A genomic segment from Torulaspora globosa chromosome 3, complete sequence encodes:
- the MTC4 gene encoding Mtc4p (ancestral locus Anc_7.177) has protein sequence MDLAEKTPEAAEGQDVATPLRVRPDKIKAVTKLLMNSKYSLMDDLNYITSFPEYSDGPVASQIKEDGPDGEHSVKSEEARPIISIPRSTRIEAERVRIYIEYYYHYIDKSIGPDGSAHHHEGVEGVYNPLQVIRNRKLRKKYHEMPARQLFLQKAPIIAVNQFSKKPNKKLPWFVELGERASDLTWRTSHWDELVGPHGKLWFEPSKASSASPKKESHRYHRHHSKRRASSHVDLTLSSPYSLNGINPSSPELRTQHRGSTSDVSAVSHSELPVSHLATPEEVSSLDDGERSRLNRFEMMMNKTSKRWSKSPNLRRRSQSSIDKLSMPSSRGENYIRRTPAHSRASSSSVLAAESVPYMTPIENGNSQRTTLLSALPVVHARRPSQEKDNVQVEHVEASTTNSKIDDKDFDSVDPLDPAEKRLQTDEQLENLWADTKYIGVTLRMLQHRRITHSIVKSRGVQKRNKMQCYDSMDLIVNATSTVLNTYDEELNKALKKGNNLTSKILNDYSMRVETLISTSDRILSDINTSLTLKLKLFQENADRFGSLKMMRAQRLTKLFYGILEFAIVVFLWSVWFAVSLLKWMKLLVTAVFRIILWMLW, from the coding sequence ATGGACCTAGCTGAGAAAACAccagaagctgcagaaggGCAGGATGTGGCAACACCGCTTCGCGTGAGGCCTGATAAGATTAAGGCGGTCACGAAACTGCTGATGAATAGCAAATACAGTCTCATGGATGATCTGAATTACATAACAAGCTTCCCTGAGTACAGCGACGGTCCTGTTGCGTCACAAATCAAAGAAGATGGGCCAGATGGGGAACACTCGGTGAAATCTGAGGAGGCCCGTCCAATAATCTCCATACCCAGGTCAACTAGAATCGAAGCTGAACGTGTCAGGATCTACATCGAGTATTACTACCATTACATTGATAAATCTATCGGTCCTGATGGCTCTGCTCACCATCATGAGGGCGTGGAGGGCGTTTACAATCCTTTGCAAGTTATAAGAAACAGGAAACTGAGAAAAAAATATCACGAAATGCCTGCTCGACAGTTGTTCCTGCAAAAGGCACCAATCATCGCTGTGAACCagttctcgaagaagcccAATAAGAAATTGCCTTGGTTTGTGGAGTTGGGTGAACGCGCCAGCGATTTAACCTGGAGAACGTCGCACTGGGATGAGCTGGTCGGCCCACATGGTAAGCTATGGTTTGAGCCCAGTAAAGCGTCATCAGCGAGCCCAAAAAAGGAGTCGCATCGCTATCATCGCCATCACAGCAAGCGGCGAGCTTCCTCCCATGTAGACCTAACTCTCAGCTCGCCTTATTCCCTAAATGGCATCAATCCGAGCTCGCCCGAGCTCCGAACACAGCATAGAGGCAGTACATCTGACGTGAGTGCTGTCAGCCACTCAGAATTGCCAGTATCTCACTTGGCGACTCCCGAGGAAGTATCTTCCTTAGATGATGGCGAACGATCAAGGTTAAATAGATTCGAAATGATGATGAATAAGACATCAAAGCGATGGTCAAAATCTCCCAATCTGCGCCGCAGAAGCCAAAGCTCGATAGATAAATTATCAATGCCAAGCAGCCGAGGAGAAAATTACATTAGGAGGACCCCAGCACATAGCAGAgcaagcagcagcagtgtTTTAGCGGCAGAAAGCGTCCCCTATATGACACCTATCGAAAATGGCAACAGTCAAAGGACAACGCTGCTGAGTGCTTTGCCTGTGGTCCATGCTAGGAGGCCATCGCAGGAGAAGGACAATGTGCAGGTTGAGCATGTCGAGGCTTCCACTACAAATTCAAAAATAGATGACAAGGACTTCGATTCAGTAGATCCCTTGGATCCCGCAGAGAAACGACTGCAAACGGATGAACAGCTGGAAAACCTATGGGCTGATACAAAATACATTGGAGTCACATTACGCATGTTGCAGCATAGGCGAATAACCCATTCAATAGTGAAAAGTAGAGGCGTACAGAAACGGAATAAAATGCAATGCTACGACAGCATGGATCTCATTGTCAATGCTACTTCGACAGTTTTAAACACATATGATGAAGAGTTAAATAAAGCACTCAAAAAAGGTAACAATCTGACATCCAAGATACTCAATGATTATTCCATGAGAGTTGAGACATTGATTTCAACGTCTGACAGAATATTGAGCGACATCAATACCTCACTAACCCTAAAATTGAAACTCTTCCAAGAGAATGCCGACAGGTTTGGCAGTTTAAAAATGATGAGGGCACAGAGGCTCACAAAGCTTTTCTACGGGATACTTGAATTTGCCATAGTGGTTTTTTTGTGGAGCGTTTGGTTCGCAGTCAGCTTGCTGAAATGGATGAAACTGCTGGTAACTGCTGTATTCAGGATTATCCTGTGGATGCTGTGGTGA
- the TRS20 gene encoding TRAPP subunit TRS20 (ancestral locus Anc_7.176), producing MPQYFVIIGSKDNPVYEAEFTTQQGQIQQGFPQNLKELNPFILHASLDIIEDLQWKSNPNSQSGNLGGSGGFLRSRNVVNTDNCYLGKVDHFYGLVITAYLTYSGMKLVMVHGNLTGDVQIDDNAVKAFYQEVHELYIKTLMNPFYQINDRITSPAFDSRVRALARKYLNK from the coding sequence ATGCCTCAGTATTTTGTAATAATTGGAAGCAAGGACAATCCCGTTTATGAGGCGGAATTTACAACACAACAAGGTCAGATACAGCAAGGCTTCCCTCAGAATCTGAAAGAACTCAATCCATTCATTCTACATGCATCATTGGATATCATAGAAGACCTACAATGGAAGTCCAATCCCAATAGCCAGTCCGGTAATCTGGGGGGATCAGGTGGATTTCTGAGGTCAAGAAACGTTGTTAACACAGACAATTGTTACCTTGGCAAGGTGGATCACTTCTACGGACTTGTAATTACTGCATATTTGACATACAGCGGGATGAAACTAGTCATGGTACATGGAAACCTCACTGGAGATGTACAAATTGATGATAATGCTGTCAAGGCGTTTTATCAGGAAGTACATGAACTGTATATCAAGACTTTGATGAACCCGTTCTATCAGATAAACGACCGTATCACGAGCCCGGCGTTTGATTCGAGGGTACGGGCGTTGGCCAGGAAATATTTGAATAAATGA
- the RIB5 gene encoding riboflavin synthase (ancestral locus Anc_7.181), whose product MFTGIVEHIGTVLDYNSFDESESGGQGVSVSITDAEPVLGDCHIGDSIAVNGICLTVTEFDHKTFKVGISPETIKRTNVASWKPGSKVNLERAVGQEVRFGGHYVQGHVDTVATIVSRKPEGNSILFGFKLKDPQFSKFIVEKGFICIDGTSLTVTNVDPDETFYISMIKHTQENVVMPLKEIGAEVNIEVDLTGKIIEKQVSLALDAQFKNERSPLNLMITKIIEEKVETILNRRR is encoded by the coding sequence ATGTTCACTGGTATTGTGGAGCATATTGGCACTGTTTTAGATTACAACAGCTTCGACGAGAGTGAGAGCGGTGGCCAGGGCGTCTCTGTCTCGATTACTGATGCGGAACCGGTTTTAGGCGACTGCCACATAGGGGACTCGATAGCTGTTAATGGAATTTGTCTTACGGTAACGGAATTTGACCACAAGACCTTTAAGGTTGGGATCTCGCCCGAAACCATCAAAAGGACCAACGTTGCATCGTGGAAACCGGGCTCAAAAGTCAACTTAGAGAGGGCAGTCGGTCAAGAAGTTCGATTTGGTGGCCATTATGTACAGGGCCATGTCGACACTGTTGCAACGATCGTCTCTAGGAAACCGGAGGGCAACTCTATCCTGTTTGGGTTTAAACTGAAGGACCCTCAGTTTAGCAAATTTATTGTCGAGAAAGGCTTCATCTGCATAGATGGTACGTCCTTGACCGTTACGAACGTGGATCCAGACGAGACGTTTTACATCAGCATGATTAAGCACACGCAGGAGAACGTTGTCATGCCATTGAAGGAGATTGGAGCTGAAGTGAACATCGAAGTGGATTTGACGGGGAAAATCATTGAAAAGCAGGTTTCACTGGCTTTGGATGCCCAGTTCAAGAATGAGCGAAGTCCATTGAACTTAATGATTACGAAAATCATCGAGGAAAAGGTCGAGACCATTTTGAATCGCAGAAGATAG
- the BAR1 gene encoding aspartyl protease BAR1 (ancestral locus Anc_7.182), whose translation MWFPKIAGFILVVFILVSLVRSRPTPGLGHLHLPIHKSESRLRSKLKRRSFAEIELLHESDVYYSTVLNIGTPGQEVSVVMDTGSADLWVASSSNPYCLNSVQLNQTYNGEQIEPSIDCSALGTFDANSSSSIKKLDIGRFFINYSDGSFADGYWASEKISMGEIDVSELQFGVADYATAPIGGVLGIGFARRESVRGYDNAPGRFYPNFPQVLKQGGVIDVVAYSLYLSEAGGDSGSILFGAVDPSRYIGPLYTFPMVNEYPEVVDKPATLAMTLQGIGAKSDRNCKSKTFSTTKLPVLLDSGTTFMSAPPEIADEMASFVGATFSENDGVYIFQCPADDDDTEFVFDFGDIKIAVPLRNFLLLPPSNGYCGFGVMPAPYSMTLGSAFLSSAYVVYDLDNYLISLAQANHDGSSSQDSFVKVGKQGGIPGATKATAIAWVTDEPIAVDYDIFASSKSCNGATSQTNPSSSDTSQTLSPVSTNSRTAPANATLSLQVDATPDSSYNLQVVSSRSVIVKSEESATATGDYATEEYRSHPPQYITVTCTVTAIETIVSRIDCRSND comes from the coding sequence ATGTGGTTCCCAAAAATCGCTGGCTTCATTCTCGTAGTGTTTATTCTCGTCTCTTTGGTGCGGTCTAGGCCGACTCCAGGACTGGGACACTTGCATCTTCCGATCCATAAAAGCGAAAGTCGATTGAGAAGTAAACTGAAAAGGCGTTCTTTCGCTGAGATTGAGCTGCTCCATGAATCGGACGTTTATTACTCTACCGTGCTGAACATAGGTACGCCCGGTCAGGAGGTTTCTGTTGTTATGGACACCGGATCTGCAGATCTGTGGGTAGCCAGCTCCTCCAACCCATACTGTTTGAATAGCGTACAGCTGAATCAGACGTACAATGGCGAGCAAATTGAGCCTTCGATTGATTGCAGTGCTCTGGGAACTTTCGATGCGaattcatcttcctccatCAAAAAGCTGGATATTGGTCGTTTCTTCATAAACTACAGTGATGGGTCGTTCGCCGACGGGTATTGGGCTAGCGAAAAGATCTCCATGGGCGAGATCGATGTTTCGGAACTGCAGTTTGGCGTAGCTGACTATGCTACCGCCCCGATAGGAGGAGTTCTGGGAATTGGCTTTGCCCGAAGAGAGTCCGTTCGTGGTTACGATAACGCTCCAGGGCGATTCTATCCTAACTTTCCTCAAGTACTCAAACAGGGGGGTGTCATTGACGTTGTGGCATATTCGCTGTACCTCAGTGAAGCAGGCGGGGACTCTGGATCGATCCTATTCGGTGCTGTGGATCCTAGCAGGTACATCGGCCCATTGTACACTTTTCCCATGGTGAACGAATACCCTGAAGTGGTAGATAAACCTGCCACTCTGGCGATGACGCTGCAGGGAATTGGCGCCAAAAGCGATAGAAACTGTAAAAGTAAGACGTTTTCAACCACAAAACTTCCCGTGCTGTTGGATTCCGGCACTACGTTTATGAGCGCACCACCAGAGATtgccgatgagatggcGTCATTCGTTGGCGCCACTTTTAGTGAAAACGACGGCGTTTATATTTTCCAGTGTCCtgctgatgatgatgacACAGAGTTTGTGTTTGATTTTGGTGATATCAAAATTGCAGTGCCATTGAGAaatttcctgctgcttccgCCCTCAAATGGTTACTGCGGTTTTGGCGTCATGCCTGCTCCATATTCCATGACACTTGGGAGCGCATTCCTGTCATCTGCCTATGTGGTCTACGACTTGGATAACTATCTGATATCATTGGCCCAGGCAAATCATGACGGCAGTTCGTCTCAGGACAGCTTCGTTAAAGTTGGCAAGCAGGGCGGGATACCCGGTGCCACGAAAGCCACTGCTATTGCTTGGGTAACAGACGAGCCAATTGCAGTCGACTATGACATTTTTGCGAGCTCAAAGTCGTGCAACGGAGCTACCAGTCAAACAAATCCCAGCAGTAGCGACACATCGCAAACACTTTCGCCGGTGTCCACTAACTCACGGACGGCACCCGCAAATGCCACGCTCTCTCTGCAAGTGGATGCAACACCAGACTCATCGTACAATCTGCAAGTAGTAAGCAGTCGCTCAGTCATAGTAAAGAGCGAGGAAAGTGCAACAGCCACCGGTGATTATGCAACCGAAGAATACCGCAGCCATCCACCACAGTACATTACCGTTACATGCACCGTAACGGCCATCGAGACGATCGTTTCGAGAATCGACTGTCGCTCGAACGACTGA
- the SQT1 gene encoding Sqt1p (ancestral locus Anc_7.180): protein MSERVEGDQLGVERAPDDEFIDNDEVEQEIIAEEDGDAPVDEDEDMGENNDGGEIGEDETIEIDMSNNSVTYFDKHTDSVFTVFQHPTLPLVCSGGGDDVAHLWTSHSQPPKFAGTLSGHTESVIAGSFTCDGRFLVTADMTGKVLVHVSRKGGSQWEKASELQEVEEIVWLKCHPTVAGVFAFGAVDGSVWCYQIDGSSGSLEQLMSGFAHQQDCSAGEFINVDQGEDVLQLVTCSLDSTIVAWNCYTAQPLFKITQDEIRGLEAPWVSLSVAPANLANGNAAVVACGSNNGILAIVNCNSGGSVLHLSQVIELKEEQDELDASIESIAWSKDFPLMALGLVSGDVLLYETKTWKVRRKFLLPDSVTKLLFDKDDLFVSCIDGKVYQFDSRLGKEKFVCTGHNMGVLDFVITRRDDSAPRRVITAGDEGVSLVFEVPN from the coding sequence ATGTCGGAAAGAGTGGAGGGCGACCAGCTGGGTGTTGAACGGGCTCCGGACGATGAATTTATCGATAATGACGAGGTTGAACAGGAAATAATAGCAGAGGAGGATGGCGATGCTCCAgtggatgaagatgaggatatGGGGGAGAATAACGATGGAGGTGAGATCGGGGAAGATGAAACCATTGAGATAGACATGAGTAATAACTCTGTGACGTATTTTGATAAGCATACAGACTCGGTATTCACGGTGTTCCAGCATCCGACGCTGCCACTGGTATGTTCAGGTGGTGGTGACGACGTGGCACACCTCTGGACTTCGCACTCTCAGCCACCGAAATTTGCTGGGACTCTAAGCGGACACACAGAATCTGTCATTGCCGGGAGCTTTACTTGCGACGGCCGGTTCTTGGTGACTGCGGATATGACCGGTAAGGTGTTGGTCCATGTGTCTCGCAAGGGCGGCTCACAGTGGGAGAAGGCGTCTGAGCTGCAGGAAGTGGAGGAGATCGTGTGGCTGAAGTGTCACCCGACGGTTGCCGGCGTGTTTGCGTTCGGCGCAGTCGACGGGTCTGTTTGGTGCTATCAGATAGATGGTTCTAGTGGGTCGCTGGAGCAGCTGATGTCTGGTTTTGCTCATCAGCAGGACTGCTCCGCTGGGGAATTTATCAACGTGGATCAAGGCGAGGACGTGTTGCAGTTGGTTACCTGCTCGCTCGACTCGACCATCGTAGCGTGGAATTGCTACACTGCGCAGCCTCTGTTCAAGATTACGCAGGACGAGATTAGAGGTCTGGAGGCACCATGGGTTTCTCTGTCGGTGGCACCTGCTAATCTGGCCAATGGGAATGCGGCAGTGGTTGCCTGCGGGTCGAATAACGGTATATTAGCCATTGTCAACTGCAATAGCGGGGGTTCTGTGCTGCATTTGTCGCAGGTGATTGAACTCAAGGAAGAACAAGATGAGCTGGATGCGTCTATTGAGTCGATCGCATGGTCGAAGGACTTCCCCTTGATGGCTCTGGGCCTTGTTTCCGGTGACGTGTTGCTGTATGAGACAAAGACGTGGAAAGTCAGACGTAAATTCCTGCTTCCGGATTCAGTTACGAAACTGCTTTTCGACAAGGATGATCTGTTCGTTTCCTGCATCGATGGCAAGGTTTACCAGTTCGATTCCAGACTGGGAAAGGAGAAATTTGTCTGCACTGGCCATAACATGGGTGTCCTGGACTTTGTAATAACAAGGAGAGACGACTCGGCGCCCAGAAGGGTGATCACGGCGGGCGACGAAGGCGTCTCATTAGTATTTGAGGTGCCAAACTGA
- the STS1 gene encoding Sts1p (ancestral locus Anc_7.179) encodes MTFGSNQMSGYSAGFSWGFKSEVPVKSQQHGEQIALEGSQSSATVRERAKRRFTAEEENESEIGQHVGVVRKHMVMKRKYNLPASIQGQPLPINRGLELLSKEQLQDVLLEVMKMHPQVQQTVSGKIMSCNFSIEKCTELLKGKLEALYGSIPYSRSYEMDRLNDYAFVRMKPYILEFLNCLIDCILDQIPPRVENVHNSLKFLDTCTDMVTHLPRFQLASNNYYYDKCLEQLSYVWCTVIEHIARNTIISLNDEALLCSWVQKLQVYNDLANGMLVRPLQLFKSLRSVEDGVSSSTANSEALSNDATVAYKP; translated from the coding sequence ATGACGTTTGGGAGCAATCAAATGAGTGGTTATTCTGCCGGTTTCTCGTGGGGTTTCAAGTCAGAAGTGCCTGTGAAGAGTCAGCAACACGGCGAGCAGATTGCGTTAGAGGGCTCACAGAGCAGTGCCACTGTTAGGGAAAGAGCGAAGAGACGGTTCACGGCTGAGGAGGAAAATGAGTCTGAAATTGGGCAGCATGTTGGTGTGGTACGGAAACATAtggtgatgaagaggaaataTAACCTGCCTGCGTCGATTCAGGGACAGCCGTTGCCGATAAACCGCGGTTTGGAGCTGCTGAGCAAAGAACAATTGCAGGACGTGCTGCTGGAGGTTATGAAGATGCATCCGCAGGTGCAGCAGACGGTGAGTGGTAAGATCATGAGCTGCAACTTCAGCATAGAGAAGTGTACAGAGCTGCTCAAGGGCAAGCTGGAGGCTCTTTACGGAAGCATACCTTATAGCAGGTCCTATGAGATGGATAGACTTAATGACTACGCATTTGTCCGGATGAAGCCGTACATTTTGGAGTTTTTGAACTGTCTGATCGATTGCATACTGGATCAGATCCCCCCTCGAGTGGAAAATGTACACAACTCGCTGAAGTTTCTCGACACATGCACGGACATGGTCACTCATTTACCGCGTTTCCAGCTGGCTAGCAATAACTACTACTATGACAAGTGCTTGGAGCAACTGTCGTACGTATGGTGTACGGTCATCGAGCACATTGCCAGGAACACGATAATATCGCTCAACGACGAGGCTCTTCTGTGCAGCTGGGTGCAAAAACTGCAAGTGTACAACGATCTGGCTAACGGGATGCTGGTTCGCCCACTGCAGCTTTTTAAGTCGCTGCGCAGCGTGGAAGATGGTGTCTCGAGCTCGACGGCAAACTCCGAAGCACTGTCGAACGACGCTACAGTAGCTTATAAACCCTAA
- the RCF3 gene encoding Rcf3p (ancestral locus Anc_7.178): MGGQVQPIHYDPATVKQLTKEIAVASMIGAAQGAVISVVSAMLLRRFSTIYRNVRTQVRVFYHCSWISMGAVFQADKQLLKFQSNYYENELKRRSKILDEAAERGIFLEEDAAASSTVLQPPS; the protein is encoded by the exons ATGGGGGGCCAAGTGCAACCTATTCATTATGATCCTGCTACTGTAAAGCAATTGACTAAAGAA ATTGCCGTCGCTTCAATGATTGGTGCGGCCCAGGGTGCTGTCATTAGTGTTGTCAGTGCAATGTTGCTGCGTAGATTTTCTACTATTTATCGAAACGTTAGGACACAAGTACGGGTATTTTACCACTGCAGTTGGATATCTATGGGTGCCGTCTTCCAAGCCGACAAGCAGCTATTGAAGTTCCAATCCAATTACTACGAAaatgaattgaagagaagaagtaAAATATTAGAcgaagcagctgaaagaggcatctttctggaagaagatgcAGCTGCTTCAAGTACGGTTCTTCAACCTCCCAGTTAA